The following proteins are co-located in the Spinactinospora alkalitolerans genome:
- a CDS encoding (deoxy)nucleoside triphosphate pyrophosphohydrolase: MTEPLIVVGAAIVRDGALLAAQRAEPQRMRGRWELPGGKVDPGETDEVALVRECHEELGVRVRLLERIGGDVVLPPHSPGSAAVLRVWVADLLDGEPAPLEHLALRWLTADALTDVDWLPGDLPFLEHVRPYLGTDLEASDPLPGARG, encoded by the coding sequence GTGACCGAACCCCTGATTGTCGTCGGCGCGGCGATCGTCCGCGACGGAGCGCTCCTCGCCGCGCAGCGCGCGGAGCCGCAGCGGATGCGCGGACGCTGGGAACTGCCCGGCGGCAAGGTCGATCCCGGCGAGACCGATGAGGTCGCCCTGGTCCGCGAGTGCCACGAGGAGCTCGGGGTGCGGGTCCGCCTGCTGGAGCGGATCGGCGGCGACGTCGTCCTGCCGCCGCATTCTCCCGGCTCCGCCGCCGTTCTGCGGGTGTGGGTCGCCGACCTCCTCGACGGGGAGCCCGCGCCGCTGGAGCACCTGGCGCTGCGCTGGCTCACCGCCGACGCGCTGACCGACGTCGACTGGCTGCCGGGCGACCTGCCCTTCCTCGAACACGTCCGGCCCTACCTGGGAACGGACCTGGAGGCGAGCGACCCCCTGCCCGGCGCCCGCGGCTGA
- the typA gene encoding translational GTPase TypA has product MSSATPAEGSARRADLRNVAIVAHVDHGKTTLVDAMLWQSGAFRANQDVDERVMDSNDLEREKGITILAKNTAVHYTTPEGEDVVINIIDTPGHADFGGEVERGLSMVDGVVLLVDASEGPLPQTRFVLRKALAAKLPVILVINKVDRPDSRIAEVVDDTYELFLDLDANEDQIDFPIVYACARDGKASLERPENGTVPDSDTLEPLFRTILDTTPAPEYTPGAPLQAHVTNLDASPFLGRLALCRVRQGEIRKGEQVAWCRGDGSIQRVKITELLMAEALERKPAEKAGPGDIVAIAGIPDIMIGETLADAEDPRPLPLITVDEPAISMTIGTNTSPLVGRVKGAKVTARLVKDRLDRELVGNVSLRVLPTERPDTWEVQGRGELALAILVEQMRREGYELTVGKPQVVTRDVDGKTHEPVERLTVDAPEEYLGAITQLLSVRKGRMEQMTNHGTGWVRMDWLVPSRGLIGFRTEFLTETRGTGIAHHVFEGFEPWFGDLRTRPNGSLVADRSGSAVAFAMFNLQERGTLFIEPGTEVYEGMIVGENSRSDDMDVNITKEKKLTNMRSSTGDELVRLVPPRKLSLEQALEFCREDECVEVTPEAVRIRKVVLDQKERGRMAAHKKRG; this is encoded by the coding sequence ATGTCCAGCGCCACGCCCGCTGAAGGCTCCGCACGCCGTGCCGACCTCCGCAACGTCGCCATCGTCGCGCACGTCGACCATGGCAAAACCACTCTCGTGGACGCCATGCTCTGGCAGTCCGGCGCGTTCCGCGCCAACCAGGACGTCGACGAGCGCGTCATGGACTCCAACGACCTGGAGCGCGAGAAGGGCATCACCATCCTCGCCAAGAACACGGCCGTCCACTACACGACGCCCGAAGGCGAGGACGTCGTCATCAACATCATCGACACCCCGGGCCACGCCGACTTCGGCGGCGAGGTCGAGCGCGGCCTGTCCATGGTGGACGGCGTGGTGCTGCTCGTCGACGCCAGCGAGGGTCCGCTGCCGCAGACCCGCTTCGTGCTGCGCAAGGCGCTGGCGGCGAAGCTGCCGGTGATCCTGGTCATCAACAAGGTCGACCGCCCCGACAGCCGCATCGCCGAGGTCGTCGACGACACCTACGAGCTCTTCCTGGACCTCGACGCCAACGAGGACCAGATCGACTTCCCGATCGTCTACGCCTGCGCGCGCGACGGCAAGGCCTCCCTGGAGCGCCCCGAGAACGGCACGGTTCCCGACAGCGACACCCTGGAGCCGCTGTTCCGCACCATCCTGGACACCACCCCCGCCCCGGAGTACACCCCCGGCGCGCCGCTGCAGGCCCACGTCACCAACCTCGACGCCTCCCCGTTCCTCGGCCGGCTCGCGCTGTGCCGGGTGCGCCAGGGCGAGATCCGCAAGGGCGAGCAGGTGGCCTGGTGCCGCGGCGACGGCAGCATCCAGCGGGTCAAGATCACCGAGCTGCTCATGGCCGAGGCGCTGGAGCGCAAGCCCGCGGAGAAGGCCGGCCCCGGTGACATCGTCGCGATCGCCGGCATCCCCGACATCATGATCGGCGAGACGCTGGCCGACGCCGAGGACCCGCGCCCGCTGCCGCTCATCACGGTCGACGAGCCCGCCATCTCCATGACCATCGGCACCAACACCTCGCCGCTGGTCGGCAGGGTCAAGGGCGCCAAGGTCACCGCGCGCCTGGTCAAGGACCGCCTGGACCGCGAGCTCGTCGGCAACGTCAGCCTGCGCGTGCTGCCCACCGAGCGCCCCGACACCTGGGAGGTGCAGGGCCGCGGCGAGTTGGCGCTGGCCATCCTGGTCGAGCAGATGCGGCGTGAGGGCTACGAGCTCACCGTCGGCAAGCCGCAGGTGGTCACCAGGGACGTCGACGGCAAGACGCACGAGCCCGTCGAGCGCCTCACCGTCGACGCGCCGGAGGAGTACCTCGGCGCCATCACCCAGTTGCTCAGCGTCCGCAAGGGCCGGATGGAGCAGATGACCAACCACGGCACCGGCTGGGTCCGGATGGACTGGCTGGTCCCCTCGCGCGGCCTCATCGGCTTCCGCACCGAGTTCCTCACCGAGACCCGCGGCACCGGCATCGCCCACCACGTGTTCGAGGGCTTCGAGCCGTGGTTCGGCGACCTGCGCACCCGCCCCAACGGCTCCCTGGTGGCCGACCGCTCCGGCTCGGCGGTGGCGTTCGCGATGTTCAACCTGCAGGAGCGCGGCACGCTGTTCATCGAGCCGGGCACCGAGGTCTACGAGGGCATGATCGTCGGCGAGAACTCCCGCTCCGACGACATGGACGTCAACATCACCAAGGAGAAGAAGCTCACCAACATGCGCTCCTCCACCGGTGACGAACTGGTGCGCCTGGTGCCGCCGCGCAAGCTCTCCCTGGAGCAGG
- a CDS encoding iron-siderophore ABC transporter substrate-binding protein, whose product MLMTRPQAWRAGALAVAAATVMTGCGTATGTEEADSSAGGGSGAYPVTVEHAFGSTEITERPERIVTVGWSDEGTLLALDVVPVGIAESTFGAGEDGLLPWDRERLEELGGETPALISNDDGIPVEQVANLAPDLILGVQSGLEEGQYEDLSQVAPTIPYLDKPWQTEWQEQTLAIGRALGREDEAQGLVDDTDAYIDGVAEEHPEFAGKSFVFGTVTPDGQLAFYIAGEPRAEVMKQLGFEPAAITDELDVADGQFYGTTSMENADQVDADVMVMWFNTEQDRRDAEDNPVFSKIPAVQNGGYVAFDDPAVAMAMSAVSPLSLPWAVDKFAPELAEAAAGEA is encoded by the coding sequence ATGCTGATGACACGCCCCCAGGCGTGGCGCGCCGGCGCGCTCGCCGTGGCCGCCGCCACCGTCATGACCGGCTGCGGCACCGCGACCGGGACCGAAGAGGCCGACTCATCGGCCGGCGGCGGCAGCGGCGCCTACCCCGTCACCGTCGAGCACGCCTTCGGCTCCACCGAGATCACCGAGCGGCCGGAGCGCATCGTCACCGTGGGCTGGTCCGACGAGGGCACCCTGCTGGCCCTGGACGTCGTGCCCGTGGGCATCGCGGAGTCGACCTTCGGCGCCGGCGAGGACGGGCTGCTGCCGTGGGACCGGGAGAGGCTGGAGGAGCTCGGCGGCGAGACGCCGGCCCTGATCAGCAACGACGACGGCATCCCGGTCGAGCAGGTCGCCAACCTGGCGCCGGACCTGATCCTCGGCGTGCAGTCGGGCCTGGAGGAGGGCCAGTACGAGGACCTCTCCCAGGTCGCCCCGACGATCCCCTACCTCGACAAGCCGTGGCAGACCGAGTGGCAGGAGCAGACCCTCGCGATCGGCAGGGCGCTGGGCCGGGAGGACGAGGCGCAGGGGCTGGTGGACGACACCGACGCCTACATCGACGGCGTCGCCGAGGAGCACCCGGAGTTCGCGGGCAAGTCGTTCGTGTTCGGCACCGTCACCCCCGACGGGCAGCTCGCCTTCTACATCGCCGGGGAGCCGCGGGCGGAGGTGATGAAGCAGCTCGGCTTCGAGCCCGCCGCCATCACCGACGAGCTCGACGTGGCCGACGGCCAGTTCTACGGCACGACCAGCATGGAGAACGCCGACCAGGTCGACGCCGACGTGATGGTCATGTGGTTCAACACCGAGCAGGACCGCCGGGACGCCGAGGACAATCCGGTCTTTTCGAAGATTCCCGCGGTCCAGAACGGCGGCTACGTCGCCTTCGACGACCCCGCCGTGGCGATGGCGATGTCGGCGGTGAGCCCGCTGAGCCTGCCGTGGGCGGTGGACAAGTTCGCCCCCGAGCTGGCCGAGGCCGCCGCGGGCGAGGCATAG